A stretch of Lathyrus oleraceus cultivar Zhongwan6 chromosome 6, CAAS_Psat_ZW6_1.0, whole genome shotgun sequence DNA encodes these proteins:
- the LOC127093462 gene encoding uncharacterized protein LOC127093462 → MEQSNSDWSESEIETAQILTHLHHTFSLFSHVPYSWVCRKKRSAIHNGGGATTIVVPPPPPPPSSNAVNVKASSPTTPHSFPTTESDDKIKHSERTTSLKRKKEHYLNIIEDLTKTKDSITQEIANVKRDCEQLKLVNSKLKAKGKALNINGPNGEYKISNIEINKAMKRNDIIKNSFNNSNSTTKNEEHKIQMHNYHAKNFGVDPTTSLGVASSTSSMGRNSDNTSPLFIPDLNISFEAIKDLSKVREAQARQRRIHILRLKKNNAKQHQSSYR, encoded by the exons ATGGAACAGAGTAATAGCGATTGGTCAGAGAGTGAGATTGAAACTGCTCAAATTCTTACTCATTTGCATCATACTTTCTCCTTGTTCAGCCATGTACCTTACTCATGGGTGTGCAGAAAGAAGAGATCTGCAATTCATAATGGCGGCGGCGCAACCACCATCGTtgttcctcctcctcctcctcctccaTCTTCTAACGCCGTTAACGTGAAAGCTTCAAGTCCAACAACCCCTCATTCGTTTCCAACAACTGAATCAGATGACAAAATTAAACATTCCGAAAGAACTACTTCTCTCAAAAGG AAGAAAGAGCACTATCTTAATATTATTGAAGATTTGACGAAAACTAAAGACTCCATCACTCAA GAGATTGCAAATGTGAAACGTGATTGTGAACAATTGAAGCTCGTCAATTCCAAATTGAAAGCAAAGGGAAAAGCG CTAAATATTAATGGTCCCAATGGTGAATACAAAATTTCCAATATAGAAATTAATAAGGCAATGAAACGGAATGATATCATCAAAAATTCGTTCAACAATTCCAATTCCACTACTAAAAATGAAGAGCACAAaatacaaatgcacaattatcATGCCAAGAATTTTGGGGTTGATCCAACGACGTCGTTGGGAGTGGCATCATCGACATCTTCAATGGGCCGGAACAGTGATAATACGAGCCCATTATTCATTCCTGATTTGAACATATCATTTGAAGCAATTAAAGATTTGAGTAAAGTAAGGGAAGCTCAAGCAAGACAGAGAAGGATTCACATTTTGAGACTCAAGAAAAATAATGCTAAACAACATCAATCTTCTTATAGATAG